One window of Agromyces rhizosphaerae genomic DNA carries:
- a CDS encoding DUF6458 family protein, protein MSIGLGIVLFAIGAILAFALNVAVDWINLGMVGIILMVAGAVVVIIGIIMLARRRTASSTSSTTVDENGNKVTRTEHTAPGPDEV, encoded by the coding sequence ATGAGCATCGGACTCGGAATCGTCCTGTTCGCGATCGGGGCCATCCTGGCCTTCGCGCTGAACGTCGCCGTCGACTGGATCAACCTCGGCATGGTCGGGATCATCCTCATGGTCGCCGGTGCCGTGGTCGTGATCATCGGCATCATCATGCTCGCCCGCCGTCGCACGGCGTCGTCGACCTCGAGCACCACGGTCGACGAGAACGGCAACAAGGTGACCAGGACGGAGCACACGGCTCCCGGACCCGACGAGGTCTGA
- the serA gene encoding phosphoglycerate dehydrogenase codes for MSRPVVLIAEELSPATVDALGPDFEVRSVDGTDRPALLAALADANAILVRSATKVDAEAIAAAPNLKVIARAGVGLDNVDIKAATQAGVMVVNAPTSNIISAAELTVGHILSLARHIPAAHAALAVGEWKRSAYSGTELYEKTVGIIGLGRIGALITARLQAFGVEVIAYDPYITSARAQQLGVQTVSLEELLERSDFITIHMPKTPETTGMIGAEQMKLMKPTAYIVNVARGGLIDEDALHDALVAGTIAGAGLDVFVSEPPRESPLLALPNVVVTPHLGASTGEAQEKAGVSVAKSVRLALAGELVPDAVNVAGGVIDPYVRPGIPLVEKLGQIFSGLATGSLTAVDIEVRGELVDYDVSVLKLAALKGIFTNVVSETVSYVNAPVLAEQRGIAVRLITEAESPEYRNVITIRGALADGTQVSVSGTLTGTKQTEKLVGINGYEIEVPLAENLIVMLYTDRPGIVAVYGREFGESGINIAGMQIARHEAGGQALSVLTVDSPVPAEVIDRVRTAIDADALVAIEITE; via the coding sequence GTGTCACGACCGGTCGTCCTGATCGCCGAAGAACTCTCGCCCGCCACCGTCGACGCCCTGGGGCCCGACTTCGAGGTCCGATCGGTCGACGGGACGGATCGCCCCGCGCTGCTGGCCGCCCTCGCCGACGCGAACGCCATCCTCGTGCGCTCCGCGACGAAGGTCGACGCCGAGGCCATCGCCGCCGCGCCGAACCTCAAGGTGATCGCCCGCGCCGGCGTGGGCCTCGACAACGTCGACATCAAGGCGGCGACGCAGGCCGGCGTCATGGTCGTCAACGCCCCCACGTCGAACATCATCTCGGCCGCCGAGCTCACGGTCGGCCACATCCTGAGCCTCGCCCGGCACATCCCCGCCGCCCACGCCGCGCTCGCGGTCGGTGAGTGGAAGCGCTCCGCGTACAGCGGCACCGAGCTCTACGAGAAGACGGTCGGCATCATCGGGCTCGGCCGCATCGGCGCCCTGATCACGGCCCGACTGCAGGCGTTCGGCGTCGAGGTGATCGCGTACGACCCCTACATCACGTCGGCGCGCGCCCAGCAGCTCGGCGTGCAGACGGTCTCGCTCGAGGAGCTGCTCGAGCGCAGCGACTTCATCACCATCCACATGCCGAAGACGCCCGAGACGACCGGCATGATCGGCGCCGAGCAGATGAAACTGATGAAGCCGACCGCGTACATCGTGAACGTCGCGCGCGGCGGGCTCATCGACGAGGACGCGCTGCACGACGCGCTCGTCGCCGGAACGATCGCGGGTGCGGGCCTCGACGTGTTCGTGAGCGAGCCACCGCGCGAGTCGCCGCTGCTCGCCCTGCCGAACGTCGTCGTCACGCCGCACCTCGGCGCGTCGACCGGCGAGGCGCAGGAGAAGGCCGGCGTCTCGGTCGCGAAGTCGGTGCGCCTGGCGCTCGCGGGCGAGCTCGTGCCCGACGCCGTGAACGTCGCCGGCGGCGTCATCGACCCGTACGTGCGACCCGGCATCCCGCTCGTCGAGAAGCTCGGCCAGATCTTCTCGGGGCTCGCGACCGGCTCGCTCACCGCGGTCGACATCGAGGTGCGCGGCGAGCTCGTCGACTACGACGTCAGCGTGCTGAAGCTCGCGGCGCTCAAGGGCATCTTCACCAACGTCGTCAGCGAGACGGTGTCGTACGTGAACGCCCCCGTGCTCGCCGAGCAGCGCGGCATCGCCGTGCGGCTCATCACCGAGGCCGAGAGCCCGGAGTACCGCAACGTCATCACGATCCGCGGCGCCCTGGCCGACGGCACCCAGGTGTCGGTCTCGGGCACGCTCACGGGCACGAAGCAGACCGAGAAGCTCGTCGGCATCAACGGCTACGAGATCGAGGTGCCGCTCGCCGAGAACCTCATCGTGATGCTGTACACCGACCGCCCCGGCATCGTCGCCGTCTACGGCCGCGAGTTCGGCGAGTCGGGCATCAACATCGCGGGCATGCAGATCGCGCGCCACGAGGCGGGCGGGCAGGCGCTCAGCGTGCTCACCGTCGACTCGCCGGTGCCCGCCGAGGTCATCGACCGCGTGCGCACCGCGATCGACGCCGACGCGCTCGTCGCGATCGAGATCACCGAGTAG
- the ilvC gene encoding ketol-acid reductoisomerase, with amino-acid sequence MAEIYYDSDADLSLIQAKKVAVIGYGSQGHAHAQNLRDSGVEVVIGLKEGSKSAPKAQEAGFEVLSVADAAASADVIVILAPDQFQRHIYAESVKDNLKQGDTLVFGHGFNVRFGYIEAPEGVDVILVAPKAPGHTVRREFVAGRGIPDIIAVEQDATGTAWDLAKSYAKAIGGTRAGVIKTTFTEETETDLFGEQSVLCGGVSQLVQYGFETLTEAGYQPEIAYFEVLHELKLIVDLMWEGGISKQRWSVSDTAEYGDYVSGPRVIDPHVKENMQAVLADIQSGAFAKRFIDDQDNGGKEFQELRAKGEGHPIETTGRELRKLFAWAQVEEDDYVDGEVAR; translated from the coding sequence ATGGCTGAGATCTACTACGACAGCGACGCCGACCTCTCGCTCATCCAGGCCAAGAAGGTCGCCGTCATCGGCTACGGCTCGCAGGGCCACGCGCACGCGCAGAACCTCCGTGACTCCGGTGTCGAGGTCGTCATCGGGCTCAAGGAGGGCTCGAAGTCGGCCCCGAAGGCGCAGGAGGCGGGCTTCGAGGTGCTGAGCGTGGCGGATGCCGCCGCGAGCGCCGACGTCATCGTCATCCTCGCGCCCGACCAGTTCCAGCGTCACATCTACGCCGAGTCCGTCAAGGACAACCTGAAGCAGGGCGACACCCTCGTCTTCGGCCACGGCTTCAACGTGCGCTTCGGCTACATCGAGGCGCCCGAGGGCGTCGACGTGATCCTCGTCGCGCCGAAGGCCCCGGGCCACACGGTGCGCCGCGAGTTCGTCGCGGGTCGCGGCATCCCCGACATCATCGCCGTCGAGCAGGACGCCACCGGCACCGCCTGGGACCTCGCGAAGTCGTACGCCAAGGCCATCGGCGGCACCCGCGCCGGCGTCATCAAGACGACCTTCACCGAGGAGACCGAGACCGACCTGTTCGGCGAGCAGTCCGTGCTCTGCGGCGGCGTCTCGCAGCTCGTGCAGTACGGCTTCGAGACCCTCACCGAGGCCGGCTACCAGCCCGAGATCGCCTACTTCGAGGTGCTCCACGAGCTGAAGCTCATCGTCGACCTCATGTGGGAGGGCGGCATCTCGAAGCAGCGCTGGAGCGTCTCCGACACCGCCGAGTACGGCGACTACGTGTCGGGCCCGCGCGTCATCGACCCGCACGTCAAGGAGAACATGCAGGCCGTGCTCGCCGACATCCAGTCGGGCGCGTTCGCCAAGCGCTTCATCGACGACCAGGACAACGGCGGCAAGGAGTTCCAGGAGCTCCGCGCCAAGGGCGAGGGTCACCCCATCGAGACCACGGGTCGCGAGCTGCGCAAGCTGTTCGCCTGGGCCCAGGTCGAGGAGGACGACTACGTGGACGGAGAGGTCGCGCGCTAG
- a CDS encoding MFS transporter → MTGAMTGAIAVVRTGRGEHGADAPRETHGNGPTRGRARRWAALVVLMLPVLLVSIDNTVLGFALPQISAALAPTAAGQLWIIDAYPLVLAGLLVAMGGIGDRVGRRRLLLIGSTGFALVSIVAAFAPTAEALIAARAVLGFFGAMLMPSTLSLLRSTFTVREERRLAIAIWASGFAAGAALGPIVGGLLVEHFWWGSVFLIAVPVLVPLLVLAPILIDESRDPAPGPVDLLGIVLSLAAMLPVVAGIKLLATDGPGPLAFALLAVGVAAGAWFVRRMLGSRDPMLDVRLFRRGAFGGAVVVNLLSVIALVGFLYFVSQQLQLVIGLEPVAAALVLVPGLAAMIVAGLVVVPIARRVRPRIVVPAGLALSATGYLIVALTAEMRSVPAIMIAFVLLGIGIGAAETVSNELILSTAPADRAGAASAVSETAYELGAVLGTAVLGSILTAHYRQVLVALPGLDPSAAGAARETLAGAMGEAERSGGEVGAALAASAAHAFESGIAVTASIGVALMLVALLVAATTLRDTDG, encoded by the coding sequence ATGACGGGGGCGATGACCGGGGCGATCGCCGTGGTGCGCACGGGACGCGGCGAGCACGGGGCGGATGCACCCCGCGAGACGCACGGGAACGGGCCGACGCGCGGCCGGGCACGGCGCTGGGCCGCGCTGGTCGTGCTCATGCTGCCCGTGCTGCTCGTGTCGATCGACAACACGGTGCTGGGATTCGCCCTGCCGCAGATCTCGGCCGCGCTCGCGCCGACCGCGGCCGGCCAGCTCTGGATCATCGACGCCTACCCGCTCGTGCTCGCGGGGCTCCTGGTCGCCATGGGCGGCATCGGCGACCGCGTCGGCCGCCGGCGGCTGCTGCTGATCGGCTCGACCGGGTTCGCGCTCGTCTCGATCGTCGCGGCGTTCGCGCCGACCGCCGAGGCGCTCATCGCTGCGCGCGCGGTGCTCGGCTTCTTCGGCGCGATGCTCATGCCGTCGACCCTCAGCCTGCTGCGCTCGACCTTCACCGTGCGCGAGGAGCGTCGGCTCGCGATCGCGATCTGGGCGTCGGGCTTCGCGGCCGGCGCCGCGCTCGGCCCCATCGTCGGCGGCCTGCTCGTCGAGCACTTCTGGTGGGGGTCGGTCTTCCTCATCGCCGTCCCGGTGCTCGTCCCGCTGCTCGTGCTCGCGCCGATCCTGATCGACGAGAGCCGCGACCCCGCGCCCGGCCCGGTCGACCTGCTCGGGATCGTGCTCTCGCTCGCGGCGATGCTGCCGGTCGTGGCGGGCATCAAGCTGCTCGCGACCGACGGCCCCGGCCCGCTCGCGTTCGCGCTGCTCGCCGTCGGCGTCGCGGCCGGCGCCTGGTTCGTGCGCCGCATGCTCGGGTCGCGCGACCCCATGCTCGACGTGCGCCTGTTCCGTCGCGGCGCGTTCGGCGGCGCCGTCGTGGTGAACCTGCTGAGCGTCATCGCGCTCGTCGGGTTCCTCTACTTCGTGTCGCAGCAGCTGCAGCTCGTGATCGGCCTCGAGCCGGTCGCGGCCGCGCTCGTGCTCGTGCCGGGCCTCGCCGCGATGATCGTCGCGGGCCTGGTCGTCGTGCCGATCGCGCGCCGCGTGCGCCCTCGCATCGTCGTGCCCGCCGGCCTCGCGCTCTCGGCGACCGGATACCTGATCGTGGCGCTCACGGCGGAGATGCGCTCCGTGCCGGCGATCATGATCGCGTTCGTGCTGCTGGGCATCGGCATCGGCGCGGCCGAGACCGTCTCGAACGAGCTCATCCTGAGCACGGCTCCGGCCGACCGCGCGGGCGCCGCGTCGGCGGTCTCCGAGACGGCGTACGAGCTCGGCGCGGTGCTCGGCACCGCCGTGCTCGGCAGCATCCTCACCGCGCACTACCGACAGGTGCTCGTGGCCCTGCCCGGGCTCGACCCGTCGGCCGCGGGCGCGGCGCGCGAGACGCTCGCCGGCGCGATGGGCGAGGCCGAGCGGTCGGGCGGCGAGGTCGGCGCGGCTCTCGCGGCATCCGCAGCCCATGCCTTCGAGTCGGGCATCGCGGTCACTGCGTCGATCGGGGTGGCGCTGATGCTGGTGGCCCTGCTGGTCGCGGCGACCACCCTGCGCGACACCGACGGCTGA
- a CDS encoding TetR/AcrR family transcriptional regulator, translating to MARPPSAREAVLDAFERILIDDGERAATLEATAREAGVSKGGLLYHFGTKEALVDGLVARLDRLVDGDVAAIAQAPEGAVAHYLRTSVATGSPLDRAFVATARLAQGGHPTAQAGLRSIRRRWLATIEPHVADPTLALAISLIGDGLYFNSALGGEADDSIGRDEVDAIVALVERLAGS from the coding sequence ATGGCACGTCCGCCCAGCGCCCGCGAAGCCGTGCTCGACGCGTTCGAGCGCATCCTCATCGACGACGGCGAGCGCGCGGCGACGCTCGAGGCGACCGCGCGCGAGGCCGGCGTCTCGAAGGGCGGCCTGCTCTACCACTTCGGCACGAAGGAGGCGCTGGTCGACGGGCTCGTCGCCCGCCTCGACCGGCTGGTCGACGGCGACGTGGCGGCCATCGCGCAGGCACCGGAGGGTGCGGTCGCGCACTACCTCCGCACGTCGGTCGCGACCGGCTCACCGCTCGACCGGGCGTTCGTCGCCACCGCGCGCCTCGCCCAGGGCGGGCATCCCACGGCGCAGGCGGGGCTCCGCAGTATCCGCCGCCGTTGGCTGGCCACGATCGAACCGCACGTCGCCGACCCGACGCTCGCCCTCGCCATCTCGCTCATCGGCGACGGGCTCTACTTCAACTCGGCGCTCGGCGGCGAGGCCGACGACTCGATCGGGCGCGACGAGGTCGACGCGATCGTCGCGCTCGTGGAGCGGCTCGCCGGGTCGTGA
- a CDS encoding 3-isopropylmalate dehydrogenase codes for MPRTVRLAVIPGDGIGPEVVEQALRALDSAIAGEDVAIERTEFSLGAARYLETGDVLTDADLTSIAGHDAILLGAVGGKPGDPRLAGANIERGLLLRLRFSLDHYVNLRPSVLYPGVASPLADPGEVDFVVVREGTEGPYVGNGGAIRVGTPAEVANEVSVNTAYGVERVVRHAFRVASARDRKKVTFVHKTNVLVFAGSLWKRTVDRIAEEFPEVSVDYLHVDAATIFLVTDPARFDVIVTDNLFGDILTDLAAAISGGIGLAASGNINPDGRYPSMFEPVHGSAPDIAGKGIADPTAAILSVALLLDHLGLPEAAGRVQRAVAADIAERAGAQRSTSEVGDAILGRIGAH; via the coding sequence ATGCCCCGCACCGTCAGGCTCGCCGTCATCCCGGGCGATGGAATCGGACCCGAAGTCGTCGAGCAGGCGCTGCGCGCGCTGGACTCCGCGATCGCGGGCGAGGACGTCGCGATCGAGCGCACCGAGTTCTCGCTCGGCGCGGCCCGCTACCTCGAGACGGGCGACGTGCTGACCGATGCCGACCTCACGTCGATCGCCGGCCACGACGCCATCCTCCTCGGCGCGGTCGGCGGGAAGCCGGGCGACCCGCGCCTCGCGGGCGCCAACATCGAGCGCGGCCTGCTGCTGCGCCTGCGCTTCTCGCTCGATCACTACGTGAACCTCCGCCCGTCGGTGCTGTACCCGGGCGTCGCGAGCCCGCTCGCCGACCCGGGCGAGGTCGACTTCGTCGTCGTGCGCGAGGGCACCGAGGGCCCGTACGTCGGCAACGGCGGCGCGATCCGCGTGGGCACGCCGGCCGAGGTCGCCAACGAGGTGTCGGTGAACACCGCGTACGGCGTCGAGCGGGTCGTGCGGCACGCGTTCCGCGTGGCATCCGCCCGCGACCGCAAGAAGGTCACGTTCGTGCACAAGACCAACGTGCTCGTGTTCGCCGGCTCGCTCTGGAAGCGCACGGTCGACCGCATCGCCGAGGAGTTCCCCGAGGTCTCGGTGGACTACCTGCACGTCGATGCGGCGACGATCTTCCTGGTCACGGATCCTGCTAGATTCGACGTCATCGTCACGGACAACCTCTTCGGCGACATCCTCACGGATCTCGCCGCCGCGATCAGCGGCGGCATCGGCCTCGCCGCCTCGGGCAACATCAACCCCGACGGCCGGTACCCCAGCATGTTCGAGCCCGTGCACGGTTCGGCTCCGGACATCGCCGGGAAGGGCATCGCCGACCCGACCGCCGCCATCCTCTCCGTGGCGCTCCTGCTCGACCACCTCGGTCTGCCGGAGGCCGCGGGGCGCGTGCAGCGGGCGGTCGCCGCCGACATCGCCGAACGCGCCGGGGCGCAGCGCTCCACCTCCGAGGTGGGGGATGCCATCCTCGGGCGAATCGGCGCACACTAG
- the ilvN gene encoding acetolactate synthase small subunit, which yields MSHVLSLLVEDKPGLLTRVAGLFARRGFNIESLAVGHSEIEGLSRITVVVDVEDLPLEQVTKQLNKLVNVIKIVELDPSQSVHREHLLIKVRVDNTTRSQVLEAVNLFRARVVDVATDALVIEVTGDSGKTNAFLKVLEPYGIKEIAQSGLLAIGRGSKSITDRVFKN from the coding sequence ATGTCACACGTGCTCTCCCTCCTCGTCGAGGACAAGCCCGGACTGCTCACCCGCGTGGCGGGACTGTTCGCCCGTCGCGGCTTCAACATCGAGTCGCTCGCCGTCGGTCACTCCGAGATCGAGGGGCTCTCGCGCATCACCGTGGTGGTGGACGTCGAGGACCTCCCGCTCGAGCAGGTGACCAAGCAGCTCAACAAGCTCGTGAACGTCATCAAGATCGTCGAGCTCGACCCGAGCCAGTCGGTGCACCGCGAGCACCTGCTGATCAAGGTGCGCGTCGACAACACGACGCGTTCGCAGGTGCTCGAGGCGGTGAACCTCTTCCGGGCGCGCGTCGTCGACGTGGCGACCGACGCGCTCGTGATCGAGGTGACCGGCGACTCGGGCAAGACCAACGCGTTCCTCAAGGTGCTCGAGCCCTACGGCATCAAGGAGATCGCACAGTCGGGCCTGCTCGCCATCGGGCGCGGCTCGAAGTCGATCACCGACCGCGTCTTCAAGAACTAG
- a CDS encoding nSTAND1 domain-containing NTPase, with protein MSMRILGPMDTGGPSLSPRERTILTALIVRREAAVSPDELAEACWGDAPPATWAQQVRNAVAKIRSKLGAEAVRTVGVDYRLGLDADAIDAVQFEQAVAQSRRHALQGAHDRAAAGFEKALALWRGAPLPDAADWPPAAIEAARLVEVRRSAEEELLDARLAAGERGAVIADAERLVREEPLREHRWAILALANYRADRQAEAMAVIRGARERLSSDLGIDPSRSLVDLETAMLRQDPELEAPAIALAEREVSDACPYRGLAAYGDDDRAWFFGRDDDIEEVLARCGRQSVVTVVGPSGSGKSSLVRAGVVPRLRDQGREVVIVTPGATGAEQLRAAFSGTAAVVCIDQAEEFRMLPDDELRDIGTRSAAWVEHGGCLVLALRSDFLDGATAIPSLGPLVGRGLYALPPLGPDGLREAIARPAEAAGLEIESGLVEVILRDAGDRPGILPPLSHALVATWTRREGATLTVDGYETSGGIAGAIAQSAEQVFQGLSPARQEVCRSLMMRLVERTPEGMTVRRRVPLATLSTNPQRRAVVEGLVHARLVTIDGDAAIIAHEAVGTTWPRLDGWLTEDAANARILRQVEVAAAAWDAAGRPDDDLLRGARLHGATEWREGAQPDLTPVESAYLDASIARNEAELRELEARSVRDRTRNRWLRSALIAAAVLLLVAVVSGGIAVVRGSEASAAAEEATIEALAATSLAIRDSDRDVAALLAAELYRRWPDDARARSALLGNLTGGDGLVARHWIGEGTRAFSAAVPGTRTALIVEDELTDAETAEAPTEPASIRVIDLDTGETLREFDVELPPVNFYFERDVFVSGDGSTALIQTGEMRRPDEPSCCKNHFVVIDLATGTQPFPTVTYDDRTGQIPVLTEDGSRAYFGHSITGDPGWIDLETGEITQLVEHDPDEFEAAVIRTNGVALVDDRLYTTGDDGIGIYDAETLDPVGMLGQVPYGYAHLTLVPDGEGGLIASGDEGVVKVDLETGEELWRRQASEMRCVNAAVVPDVVLVCNNGVGLVRAFELDTGLPTGASLDTLSDWNRGIDVVGDGDEIVTFTSRSPAAALVWRIDGRPSITRAIAEDRITIGGFGMDDTMLITAPAPPPLVETVDDMQLWDIAADEGVGAPAYEMLWVTDETVAVSETGIGDRYLQDVGSDETRVIDMPGSAGGGWWIPAERGGPHVFAVTQAGMMLIDPETGATGPLIETEVNPLIDAMDHAELGDSGRMTLTWWDESLGRSFTSVYDIETGEELARGLEDDVDVVGLPNGDALSASASRLNRSTGDLEPLHSLPKSGVAPLHMEVSADGRTLLTSGWDQSITLYDLDDARRLGDEILMPGGPNVWWPSGFISRDGTMLATNAAEGVLIWDIATEPMRDAACRMVGRDLTELEWSTYFGDEPYVATCADVTGAIEASD; from the coding sequence ATGAGCATGCGAATCCTGGGACCGATGGACACCGGCGGCCCCTCGCTGAGCCCGAGGGAACGCACCATCCTGACCGCGCTCATCGTGCGGCGCGAGGCGGCGGTCTCCCCCGACGAACTCGCCGAGGCGTGCTGGGGCGACGCACCGCCCGCCACGTGGGCGCAGCAGGTGCGGAACGCCGTCGCGAAGATCCGCTCGAAGCTCGGCGCCGAGGCGGTGCGCACCGTGGGCGTCGACTACCGGCTCGGCCTCGACGCGGACGCGATCGATGCGGTGCAGTTCGAGCAGGCGGTCGCACAGTCCCGCCGACACGCGCTCCAGGGCGCGCACGATCGCGCCGCGGCCGGCTTCGAGAAGGCCCTCGCGCTCTGGCGCGGGGCTCCGCTGCCGGATGCTGCGGACTGGCCGCCCGCCGCGATCGAGGCCGCTCGCCTGGTCGAGGTGCGGCGCAGCGCCGAGGAGGAGCTGCTCGACGCGCGGCTCGCGGCCGGCGAGCGGGGCGCGGTGATCGCCGACGCGGAGCGGCTGGTGCGCGAGGAGCCGCTGCGCGAGCACCGCTGGGCGATCCTCGCGCTCGCGAACTACCGCGCCGACCGGCAGGCCGAGGCGATGGCCGTCATCCGCGGCGCACGCGAGCGGCTGTCGAGCGACCTCGGCATCGACCCGAGCCGCAGCCTCGTCGACCTCGAGACGGCGATGCTCCGGCAGGACCCCGAGCTCGAGGCGCCCGCGATCGCGCTCGCCGAGCGCGAGGTCTCCGACGCATGCCCCTACCGCGGCCTCGCCGCGTACGGCGACGACGACCGCGCGTGGTTCTTCGGCCGCGACGACGACATCGAGGAGGTGCTCGCGCGCTGCGGCCGCCAGTCGGTGGTGACGGTCGTCGGACCGAGCGGTTCGGGCAAATCGTCGCTCGTGCGCGCCGGCGTCGTGCCCCGCCTGCGCGATCAGGGCCGCGAGGTCGTGATCGTGACGCCGGGCGCCACCGGCGCCGAGCAGCTGCGGGCGGCGTTCTCGGGCACGGCGGCGGTCGTCTGCATCGACCAGGCCGAGGAGTTCCGGATGCTGCCGGACGACGAGCTCCGCGACATCGGCACGCGCTCCGCGGCATGGGTCGAGCACGGCGGATGCCTCGTGCTGGCGCTCCGCTCCGACTTCCTCGACGGCGCGACCGCCATTCCGTCCCTCGGGCCGCTGGTCGGCCGCGGACTGTACGCACTGCCCCCGCTCGGCCCCGACGGACTACGTGAGGCGATCGCCCGCCCAGCCGAAGCCGCGGGCCTCGAGATCGAGTCCGGGCTCGTCGAGGTGATCCTGCGCGACGCGGGTGATCGACCGGGCATCCTCCCGCCGCTCTCGCACGCGCTGGTCGCCACCTGGACCAGGCGCGAGGGCGCGACGCTCACGGTCGACGGCTACGAGACGTCGGGCGGTATCGCGGGCGCCATCGCGCAGTCGGCGGAGCAGGTGTTCCAGGGCCTCTCCCCCGCCCGCCAGGAGGTCTGCAGATCGCTCATGATGCGCCTGGTCGAGCGCACGCCCGAGGGGATGACCGTGCGTCGGCGCGTGCCGCTCGCCACGCTCAGCACGAACCCGCAGCGTCGCGCGGTCGTCGAGGGGCTCGTGCACGCGCGCCTGGTGACGATCGACGGCGACGCCGCGATCATCGCGCACGAGGCGGTCGGCACGACCTGGCCGCGGCTGGACGGATGGCTGACCGAGGACGCCGCGAACGCGCGCATCCTCCGCCAGGTCGAGGTCGCCGCCGCCGCCTGGGATGCTGCGGGCCGCCCCGACGACGACCTGCTGCGCGGCGCCCGCCTGCACGGCGCCACCGAGTGGCGCGAGGGCGCGCAGCCCGACCTCACGCCCGTCGAGTCCGCCTACCTCGACGCATCGATCGCTCGGAACGAGGCGGAGCTCCGCGAACTGGAGGCCCGATCGGTGCGGGACCGCACGCGCAACCGGTGGCTGCGCAGCGCGCTCATCGCCGCAGCCGTACTGCTGCTCGTCGCCGTGGTCTCGGGCGGCATCGCGGTCGTGCGCGGCTCCGAGGCATCCGCCGCCGCCGAAGAGGCGACCATCGAGGCGCTCGCCGCCACGTCCCTCGCCATCCGCGACAGCGACCGCGACGTGGCCGCGCTGCTCGCCGCCGAGCTGTATCGCCGCTGGCCCGACGATGCACGCGCGCGTTCCGCACTCCTCGGCAACCTGACCGGCGGCGACGGCCTGGTCGCCCGGCACTGGATCGGCGAGGGCACGCGCGCGTTCAGCGCGGCGGTGCCGGGCACCCGCACCGCCCTCATCGTGGAGGACGAGCTGACCGACGCGGAGACGGCGGAAGCCCCGACCGAGCCCGCGTCGATACGCGTGATCGACCTCGACACCGGCGAGACGCTGCGCGAGTTCGACGTGGAGCTGCCACCCGTGAACTTCTACTTCGAGCGGGACGTGTTCGTGAGCGGCGACGGGTCCACGGCGCTCATCCAGACCGGCGAGATGCGGCGGCCGGACGAGCCGAGTTGCTGCAAGAACCACTTCGTCGTCATCGATCTCGCGACCGGGACGCAGCCGTTCCCGACCGTCACCTATGACGACCGCACCGGGCAGATCCCCGTCCTCACCGAGGACGGGTCGCGCGCGTACTTCGGCCACTCGATCACCGGGGACCCGGGCTGGATCGACTTGGAGACCGGCGAGATCACCCAGCTGGTCGAGCACGACCCCGACGAATTCGAGGCGGCGGTCATCCGGACGAACGGCGTCGCACTGGTCGACGATCGGCTCTACACCACGGGCGACGACGGCATCGGCATCTACGACGCGGAGACGCTGGACCCGGTCGGCATGCTCGGGCAGGTGCCGTACGGGTACGCCCATCTCACCCTCGTTCCCGACGGTGAGGGCGGGCTCATCGCGAGCGGAGACGAGGGCGTCGTGAAGGTCGACCTCGAGACCGGCGAGGAGCTCTGGCGACGCCAGGCGAGCGAGATGCGCTGCGTGAACGCGGCGGTCGTGCCGGACGTCGTGCTCGTGTGCAACAACGGCGTGGGGCTCGTGCGGGCGTTCGAGCTCGACACCGGCCTGCCGACCGGCGCGAGTCTCGACACGCTCTCCGACTGGAACCGCGGCATCGACGTCGTGGGCGACGGCGACGAGATCGTGACGTTCACCTCGCGGTCCCCGGCCGCCGCGCTCGTCTGGCGGATCGACGGACGGCCGTCGATCACGCGGGCGATCGCGGAGGACCGGATCACGATCGGCGGGTTCGGCATGGACGACACGATGCTGATCACCGCACCGGCGCCCCCACCACTGGTGGAGACCGTGGACGACATGCAGCTCTGGGACATCGCCGCCGACGAGGGGGTCGGCGCACCAGCGTACGAGATGCTCTGGGTGACCGACGAGACGGTCGCGGTCTCCGAGACCGGCATCGGCGACCGCTACCTGCAGGACGTCGGCTCCGACGAGACTCGGGTGATCGACATGCCGGGGTCGGCCGGCGGCGGCTGGTGGATCCCGGCGGAGCGCGGCGGACCGCACGTCTTCGCGGTCACGCAGGCGGGCATGATGCTGATCGACCCGGAGACGGGCGCGACGGGTCCGCTCATCGAGACCGAGGTCAACCCGCTCATCGACGCCATGGACCACGCCGAGCTCGGCGACAGCGGGCGCATGACGCTGACCTGGTGGGACGAATCGCTCGGCCGTTCGTTCACGTCGGTCTACGACATCGAGACCGGCGAGGAACTCGCGCGCGGGCTCGAGGACGACGTCGACGTGGTCGGGCTGCCGAACGGCGACGCGCTGAGCGCGAGCGCATCGCGGCTGAATCGCAGCACGGGCGACCTCGAGCCGCTGCACTCGCTTCCGAAGTCGGGCGTGGCACCACTCCACATGGAGGTCAGCGCCGACGGCCGCACGCTGCTCACTTCGGGATGGGACCAGTCCATCACGCTCTACGATCTCGACGACGCTCGCCGGCTCGGCGACGAGATCCTCATGCCGGGCGGCCCCAACGTGTGGTGGCCGTCGGGCTTCATCAGCCGGGACGGCACGATGCTCGCCACCAACGCCGCGGAGGGCGTGCTCATCTGGGACATCGCCACCGAGCCGATGCGCGACGCCGCCTGCCGCATGGTCGGCCGCGACCTCACCGAGCTCGAGTGGTCGACCTACTTCGGCGACGAGCCGTACGTCGCCACCTGCGCCGACGTCACGGGGGCGATCGAGGCGTCCGACTGA